The Vicinamibacteria bacterium genome window below encodes:
- a CDS encoding nuclear transport factor 2 family protein, producing the protein MHKPANAPNDLEKQFVERANAGDIDGLVALYESNAIVAYGDGEFAIGLKEIRDFFVKFLASRPRLDPSIQAPALCSGDLALTSSRLSNGDITAEVARRQPDGSWLWVVDQFAINSEE; encoded by the coding sequence ATGCATAAACCAGCGAATGCGCCAAATGATCTCGAGAAGCAATTCGTGGAGCGTGCCAATGCTGGTGACATCGACGGGCTCGTGGCACTCTATGAATCGAATGCCATCGTGGCTTACGGTGACGGCGAGTTCGCGATTGGGCTGAAAGAAATTCGGGATTTCTTTGTCAAGTTTCTTGCCAGTCGCCCGCGGCTCGATCCGAGCATCCAGGCCCCGGCGCTCTGCAGTGGCGATCTCGCACTGACCTCGTCCCGACTGAGCAACGGAGATATCACCGCTGAAGTGGCCCGACGTCAGCCAGACGGGAGTTGGCTTTGGGTCGTGGATCAGTTTGCCATCAATAGTGAAGAGTAG